Genomic segment of Mucilaginibacter sabulilitoris:
AAGGTCGGCGTTTAATTGTGTTACCGTTATAATAGTTGAAAAGAATGATCAGCAGACAAAGAAAACGCGCTTTAAATATCATCAGATGCCATAAAAATGTGGAGGTTTTAAATTTGATCAAATCTGAACAAGCTAAAATTGAAAATCTGAAAAGCGAGCTATGGACTACACCCAGTCCTGAATTTATCCGCTATTTAAACGGCGACGTTTATATTATCAACGGTTTTACAAAACACCAGACTGTAAAAATTGAGCTTGAGGCATTGATGACAGCAATTGAAAAGGCTGAGTTAAATTTTAAAGATTATCATCGTCATCTGGATTCGTTATTGAACCAAATCAATGCTATTAATTCCCAGTAATTAACCGGCTTATCCTATAATATAATCCAAACGCTACTCAACATAATTTTCATCAGATATTAGTTTCAGCTCGTTTAAGGCGATTTTGAGTTGGTTAATTACCTCCCGGGGCGTTATAAACTTCATGCAAATATTATCTTCGCAACTAAGCTTTCCGCAGCCGGTACCATGATCACATGGAACTGACTTATTTAAGAGCAAAACCTGATCTTCAAAAAAACTAAATGGTTTCCATACATTTTTATTTACTGTGCCGCTGAACAGTACAATAACCTTTTTCTTTAATAAAGCGGCTATGTGCGAAAACCCGGAATCCAAACCTAAAAACAAGCTGCATTTTTTCAATATATAAACTGATTGAAGAATAGAGTATTTGCCAATGCACGGAACCACGTTTGGCATTGCCGAAATGATATTATGCTGTTCAACAGACAAATCCTGATTTATGCCTACTACATAAACAGGTATTTCTTTTGATAGCGCTTCAATTGTTTCTATGAAAAATTCAACGGGCCATTTTCTGGCCTGGGCACCTGTACCTATATGAACTACTAAAAACTGGCTCGGGAAATTCAGATCGGGAATTTCTTCATAAGGCATATCTTCCTCGTTCCAATAGTCAGATAAATGATTGGGAGGCAGCTTCAAATAATTAAAAAGGGGGTTAAACAATCCGGAAACATGCCCTTCATGTTGAAATGGCAATACAACATCTAACAAAGCCCCGCCGCCGCCAACATCATAACCAACGAACAACTTTTTACGAACAAAAAACTTTATGAAAAAGTTATTCCTCAGGTCGCCCCTTACATCGTATATTAAATCGGTTGTTATTTTACTTAACTGATTTATATAGCTTAAATAAGACGTCTTGTTATTCCTTGCAAAGTAAGGGGCATCTGCAATTGTTACCGAATCAACATATTTTAGCCTGCTTGCAATGGTAAAATTTTGACTGCTCACTAATAGATTAATATGATAACCGGTAATGCTCTTCAGCACTTTTATAGCCGGCAGCATAAGTATCATATCGCCGATATGTGCAAGCTGAACAATGGTAATTTTACTAAAATTTTGTGTGCTTAGCTTTTTATTCGATGCTTTGGGCACCGTCGTATACAGTAATCTATCAATTAGTTTAATCCTTTTTATTGTTTTCCCGGGCATATTGGGAGAAAACCTATACTTTATTTCTTTCATTTCAAGGTAGTTTTCGTATCATCTGTAACTTATAGGACTTATCACAAACAGGTTTAAAAATGACTAAGGAGGATTTTTTCGCTTAACGAATTTTAATAAGCGTTTACAGCAGTAAAGGCAGGGAATATTCGGCTATACTGTGCATGTAGCGGAACATATTTCAACGGCTAACCTGGGCAAGTTGCCTGATATATTTATTTAATTAACTGATCAGGGATCTGATTCCGGATTTTTTCGATTATTGACGTGGAGGAATATCCACTTACAAAGTCAATTGTTTTTACTTCTCCGCCATTGGCTATAACTTCCCTGGCGCCAATTATACTCTCAACCGAATAGTCTGCCCCTTTAACCAAAATATCCGGCATAAGCTTATTTATTAAGTTAAGGGGGTCATCTTCGGTGAATACAACTACTGCATCTACAAAAAACAACGAGGCGAGCAATGCAGCCCGGCTATTTTGATCATTAACAGGCCGGTCTTCGCCTTTAATACGTTTAACCGAACTATCGGCATTAAGCCCAACAATAAGTTTATCGCCAAGCGTAGCCGCCTTTGAAAGATAAGTAAGATGCCCGATGTGCAGTAAATCAAATACACCGTTTGTAAAAACCACCTTTTTTCCTTCGCATTGCCAATCCTGCAGGCGCAGTTTGAGTGTGCCGGCATCACTTATCTTGTTCAGTAATAATTGTTCAAGGCCAATTTCCATAGTTATTAAAACAGATTATCAACGGCTTTACAAAATATATGCCCAATCAATATGTGCATTTCCTGTATACGTGCGGTAGTATTTGAAGGCACAATGATATTCACATCACACATACCTTTCATTTTACCTCCGTCTTTACCCGTCAAGCCAATGGTTCTGCAGTTTAATTTTTGTGCCGATTGAAAAGCTTTTAAAATCCCCTCGCTATTACCACTGGTTGAAATACCTATAAACAGATCGCCGGGTTGCGCTAATGCTTCTAATTGCCTTGAAAAAACAAAGTCATAACCGTAATCATTGGCAATAGCAGTAATTGCCGATGTATCAGTAGTTAATGCAATACCTGGTAATGGTTTACGCTCTTTAACAAAGCGGCCGGTTAATTCTGCGGCAATATGCTGGGCATCGGCAGCGCTGCCGCCGTTACCTGCAATTAATACCTTATTCCCGTTTTTGATAGTGGTACTGATAAGTTTACTGCCTGCCTCAATATCTGCAACAAGTACTTCAATAATTTTTTTTATGGTGTGGTAATGCTCATTAAGTTCTTCTAAAACCATTTGGGCTGATGTTAATAGTTAATAAGATTTGGTTTGATATTCAAATTGTATTTGCACTGTTTACGCGCAGTTTTAAAGCAATGGTTTAACTTGCTGCTTTTTGCTTTCGGCAATATCCTTTATAATTTCTGCTACAGTGGTAGTGGCGCTTCCCATGTGGCGTATTACAATAGCTGCAGCATGATTAGCCAGCTCACATGATTCTTCTAAATTTAACCCGATGCCCAAAAAATAAGCTATGGTTGCTAAAACAGTATCTCCTGCACCTGTAACATCAAAAACTTCGGTAGCTTTTACAGGCAGGGCAATTTGATCATCCTCGCTCAAAATTACCATCCCTTGTTCCGACAGGGTAACTACTAAATAATCGGCAGCAGTTTGTTCAAAAACAACATTGGCGGCGTGTTTTAGGCCCTCCATTGTATTGATCCTGTCTATTTTTGCAGCTTCGGCAAGTTCTTTTCTATTAGGTTTAATAATATAAGCGCCTCTGTATTTAGTAAAATCGGTACCTTTAGGATCTATGATCACCCTTTTACCGCAATCTTTGGCTGCCTCAATAATCCGCTGGGTTAAAACCGGCGAAAACAAACCTTTGTTATAGTCAGATAAAACAACCAGATCGACCTCATTAATGCAAGCCATGATCTTATCCATCAGCGCATCTTCGATATCTAAAGGCAGTACATCTGTAACTTCTTTATCTAACCGTACCAACTGATGACTTCCGACCAGCACACGTGTTTTTACTGTAGTTGTTCTGTTATCCTCTTTAATAATAGTATCAATCTCCGTTCCTTCATCTGTTAATAACCGGATAAGCTGGTGTCCCATTCCATCATTACCAATTACTCCGGCAACAGTTACCTGTGCTCCCAGGGATACCAGGTTTTGCACTACGTTACCAGCCCCGCCCAAAGTGGTTGATTCGCTGTTTACATTAACAACAGGCACAGGTGCTTCGGGAGAAAGCCGGGTTGCGTTACCCCATATGTAATGATCGATCATCAGATCGCCTATTACCAGAATTGTTGGTTTTTTTGTTGGTTGCTGAATATAATTTAACGTGGCTGCATTCATAGGTTTTGCTTTTTATTTGTTAAGGGGATTCTGTTAATAAGCGTTTTCTTCTCCTTTTATAATATTGGCTACGGTCATATAAATTATTTTCAGGTCCATCCACATCGACCAGTTTTCAAGGTACCAGATATCAAATTCAACCCTCTTTTGCATCAAAATAGGATCTTTAGTTTCACCGCGGTACCCATTTACCTGGGCCCACCCGGTTATTCCTGATTTTAAAAAATGACGTACCATGTATTGGTTGATGATTTCACTGTATTCTTTTGTCATGTTCAGCGGATGCGGGCGCGGGCCTATAACACTCATATCGCCCAGCAGTACATTAAAAAACTGCGGTAATTCGTCGAGGCTTGTTTTGCGCAGGAAACGGCCGATCTTAGTAATTCGGTCATCGTCTTTGGTGGCTTGCTTATCCGTTTCATTATTCATTTTCATGCTCCTGAACTTATAGCATAAAAACGATTCATTATCCTTACCGCTTCTTAACTGTTTAAACATAACAGGCCCCGGGCTTTGTAGTTTTATAATTAACCCAATAATTGGATAAAGCCAGCTTAATAAAAATATGATCACCAATGAGCTGAATACAATATCAAATAGCCTTTTCTTAAACCTGTTTTCTACCTCTTCCAGTGGCTCGTTCCTGTTACTTAATACAGCAAACTCACCCATGTAACTCAGTTTTAAACTATCGGCCATTGAACCTGATATATCTGGAACCAGTTTTAAACGAAGGCAATGTTTTTCTGCTTCTCTTTGCAGGAAAGCGTATTCTCCAATCCGTTCAGGCGTCAGGGATACATATATATCCTTTATTCCGCTTTTTGCCGCGTAATCTATCTGCTCCATTATGGCCGGCAAAATTTTCCCTGAATTATCCAGGTATGAATTGTTTTCCTGATTTAAAAAACCCTCAAAAGCAAAATGATTATCACGATCCTGAAAAAAACCAGCCAATCGCAACCCCATTGAGTTTAAACCAATAACGGCAACCGGACGGGTAATCTTAAAGTGTTTTTTTAGATTACTTTCAAAAGTAGAGCCTACAAACCTTGTTGAAAGCATACCAAACAGCGTCACTCCATAAAAAATCACTAATTCACTAAATGATATGTGATGACTTGACAACATCACATACGAGAAAAACAGGATTGTGTACAGCAGAAAGCTCTTAATTGTTAACCGGTATATATCCTCCAGTTTATGTTTTACTTTACCGGTATAAAGGCCAAAAGTTATAGCAGCAAGTATCCATAGATAATTGGTTACTATTAATACACTCATGTCGATACCAGTTTTGGGATTAAAAAAACCGTCTACCATTAAAAATGACAGGTTGACAACTACAATATCAATAACCGACATTAGCAAATAAATCAGGTATAAGTAACGTGTTTTCATAGTGATTTGAATTAATGCATGTTATGATTTGGTTAGGGAGAAAACATAGTTATCTGAAGTACAACTATGTTGTTTATTCACAAACTGATAAAGTCTAACCCTATCATTTATGATTGTATTAATCAATAGCTTAAATACTTAACAATAATACAATTTAACCAGCTTAAAACAGGGCGAATTAAATCAATGGGTAAATAATGTATAAAAACGAGAAATAATGTACCGTTTTTGTGCACACTTGTTCAGGCATAAAAAACAGCTGATGAATGTTAACGGCGCTGGGCAGCCTTACCCAAATTAACCATAAATTTTTCACGGGCAGTAATTACAGATAAATAATACCTGATATAAAATACCACTATTTTTTCTGCTAAACGCAGGTCTCTGCCTTTTTTTTGAATGAGCTTAATACTTCTTACCGGCGGCCTGAGGTCATAAATAAAACTCATGATTGATTGGAATTTACTTTTATTGCCTGGTTTATCAAAACCAGCTTGTCCTCCGCCTACACGCTTTGCTTTGCTTATCAATTCGGTTATACTATGCCTAGCCGGATGATTAATTATAGCATCATCAGCATATTTAATATTAAAACCTGCATTACGGGCCCTTATTGACCATTCATAATCACCACCAGATAGCAGATTTTCTTTAAATAGGCCTATTTTATCAAAAACATGCCGATAACTAAACATATTTCCGGTAACACCGGTACCATCCTGGTTTACATACAGATCCTGATTAAAAGCATATATTTTTTCATATAGTTCAGCTTCTGTAAGCTTTTTTGAATGATAATATAAATTGATCCTGCCCGCTATCCGGTCACAATCACTGTTACCTTCTAAAAACTTTACTGCATTTGTTATCCAGTCTTTATCAGCAATGCAATCAGAATCTGTAAAACCTATGATTGTTCCTTTTGACAACGCTATACCGGTATTACGTGCAGCATATGATCCGGGAATTTTTTCTGTAATTACTTTACAATTTTCGGGTATAAAAAAACCTGCAGGAATTTTATCCTCCGTGTAGTTATTTACCACAATAATTTCAAAAAAGTTGCGATCATAGCTTTGTTCATTTAGCGAATTGAGACACAACGATAATCTTTCCCAATCTTTATAGGTTGGGATAATTATTGATACCATTTCTTTGTTCATAAGTTAAGGGTTTATTTAAGGCAAATTGTTTCCATAAAACAGGTGGCTTTACGCTGGCACTATAAGCGCCTTTAAACGTTTTAAAAACACTTTTGCATTAAGGCTCACCACCTTTGAGTATTTAACATCTAAATGATACTTACCCATGAGTTGGTTAACATACTCAGGTATAGAAAGATAATTATTCATCAATTCGGTATATATGTAAGTATCAATAGCCCTGGCCAATTGGGGTGTAAGTTTGTTTGAAGCCCGTAGTTCATCTTTAATTTTTAGTCGCAGGCTGATGCGGTTGTCCATTATCTGTTTCAGTTTTGCCTTATTGCGGCTCTTGGAAACGGAGTTATCCGAAAAATAAACTATTGTTTTTACTGAATCATCAACCGCTACCTTTGCGTTATTTTTTAAAAGGCGAAAAAGCAGATCATATTCCTGTGAAGAGCTAAGTGTTTCATCCCAGCCGTTAACATCAAAAAATGCCGGTTTATACCATAAATTTGAACTGGTAATACCCAGGTTTGATGTAATTAAGCCTCTCCAAACATTTTTATCTGCATGTCTGATTATTTCAACAGTCCTGTTCTTTATTTTATAAATAAGTAAACAAGCACCAGCAATTATATCGGCCCCTGTGGTAAGCGCTATATTAAACTGCTGCTCCAGTTTATCCGGAAGCAACTCATCATCAGCATCTAAAAACTGTATCCAATCTCCTTTAGCTTTATATAAACCATAATTACGGGCGGCAGGGGCTCCTTTTTTAGGCTCGTCATAAACGAAAATCTTATCAGGAAATTCCGACTGGTATTTATTCAACAATGCTAAAGTGCCATCAGATGAATTATTGTTTACTAAAATAATTTCAATATCCTGATAAGTTTGATTTAAAACACTATCAACGCTCCGGTTTATAAAACCCTCACAATTATAGCAGGGAATAACTACTGAAATCATTTGTTAATTAGCTTTATCAATTGGTGATACGGACTTTTTTCTTAAACCTGCCAGGGTGGCTTTGAGCTCGGAACCCATCATTAAATAAATCACACCTGAATAAGCGGCACAGAGAATAAGCCCGCCTATGATATAGTTTACACCGGCAACATTTAACAGATATGCGACAGCAAAACTACAGACCGATGCAACTATTGGAGCCTTAAGAGCTATCAAAAATTCAATTACCGATATTTTTATCGGGATGAGGTAATTGAAAGAGTATTGTGCTACCAGAACTACTACAATTTTATTGAGTAATACAGCCCAGGAAGCACCTATTATTCCGTAATAATATATACCCAGCGCTAATGTTGGTAAAAATATCAGCGCTTTAAATATCTGCTGCTTCATTTCAAGGCCGGGCCTACCCAGTCCTCTTAACAGGGAGGTATTACCACTTACCAAAATGTGGCACATTACCGAAACTGATAATATTTGTAACGGACCTACCGTTTGCTGCCATTTTGCCCCAAATACGTGATTTATAAATTGACTGCCCTCTACAACAAAGAAAATCATTACCGGAAAAACAAAAATGCAGTTAAACAATACTACCTTGAGGTAATATTTTTTAAGCGAAACCATGTCACTTTGGTTTTTGCCATATATGGGGTACATTACATTATTGATAACAGCCATTAACCTGCCCCTGAAGGTATCAGTTAATACAAAGGCCAACGTATATACCCCTAAAGCAGAGGCACCTAAAAGTTTCCCTATTAATAAATAATCAATGTTATTATACAGGTAATTTAAAATATTTGAACCCGTTGTATAAACGCCAAACCCAAAGACTTCTTTAAAGGCCTGTTTATCCATTATAAACGCAGGTTTCCAGCCTGTGGCTTTAAAAAATAATGGCATCGCGAAAAACACGTTCCCTACCGAGTTAAAAACCAGGGCCCAAACCCCTGCGCCCCTTAAAGCCATGATTAGCGCAATAACACCAACTACTATATTTGAAATATTATCAATAAGCGCCAGTTTTTTGAATTTCATTTGCTTGGTAAGCTGTGCTTTATGCACCAGGTTTACAGGGCTTACCAAAATACCAATACTAAGTACCGGGACAATGAGTTTAAGGATAGGTTTGTCATAAAACATGGCAGCTAAGGGGCCCACTCCTAAACTCATTATAACAAATAATAAAACAGACCAGATTACTCCCGTCCAGAATGCCGTATGGTAATGTTCATTACGTAAATGTTCATCTTTACGCTGTACCAGCGCGGCGCCCACTCCCAAATCATTAAGGATCTGTACAAATCCGGTAAACACCGTCGCCATTCCTACCACTCCAAACTCACTTGGGAACAGGAGCTTGGCAAGTACCAACTTTAAAATAAAATTAAATGACTGATTTATAACCAGCTGGATAAAATTCCAGAATATTCCGGAAGCGACTAACTTTTTATCCGTAGTAGACGCGGTTTCAGTAAGTACACTACCCATTTGATTTAAAATGTTTTTTTAGATCAATAATCATATTTTTTATATAGGCTTTTTGCAGATGTTAAATCAATCCTATTGATTATGTAAAACAGGATATGATTTTGTTTTACTTAATTCGGGCTGAGGGTTGGCAATCTGGTGGTATAGGCGCAGGTGGTTTTTGATGTAATTATCCACAGAAAAATCATCGGCATACTTGACACAATTTTTCTTTTTATCAGCTATTTCGTTTTTATTATCCAGGATATGCCCTATTACTGTGGTGAGGTTATCTTCATCCGGCGAATAAATCCATGAACTATTAGGGTCGTAAATTTCCTTGAGCCCTCCCCTGTCTGACTGGCAAACCGGCACCGAATACGATAATGACTCTATCACTGTGCGGCCGAAAGGCTCGTTCCACAAAGCAGGAACTATCAAAACATCAATTTGTTGGTAAAAGTCATCAGGTTTTGATACCCCCATAAACTCATACTCGATACCTTTTAATTTTCCCTGAAGCTGAGTTATAAACTGAGGATCGCCTTTGCCTGCAAAAATAATTTTCAGGGATAATTTTTGCGTGTCACTCAACTTAGCCAATTCATTTGCCAGGTATAACACACCTTTATCTTCCGCTATTCTTCCAATATATCCAAAATGGATTTTTTCGGTAACCGGTCTTCCTTCTGCATCCGCCGAGCTTTTGGCAGCGTTATAAACCACGTTACTAAGCTGATCAGGAATTTGTAAAAAGGCCTTATGCTTGTTCAGTATATATTGGCTTATTCCTATAAAATAGTCAGGGTACGAAATAAAATTTCTTTTTACACTGTTGGTTACCTTACATGGCAAGCACAGGGTGTCGCAATTTTTATCGTTGTTAAATAAACTGCATTTATGGCAAAGCAGGTAATAATCGCGCGTAGTGTGCACCAGCGGTATTTTATTATCTTTTATAGTTTTCCAGATAAAAGGCGAAAACCCCTGTATGGTATTGGTATGAACAAGATCGGGATGTATTTTTTTAAGAATTGCCGATATGCTGAAATGATAAAATATATTACAGCTATCAATAAAATGCCATAAAGATTTTAAAGCTCCATTTGCATTGCCCGCACCGCCGTAAGTAGAATATATATTCCGTTGTTTTAAGCTTATTACCGTAACACGGTT
This window contains:
- a CDS encoding lipopolysaccharide biosynthesis protein, with the translated sequence MGSVLTETASTTDKKLVASGIFWNFIQLVINQSFNFILKLVLAKLLFPSEFGVVGMATVFTGFVQILNDLGVGAALVQRKDEHLRNEHYHTAFWTGVIWSVLLFVIMSLGVGPLAAMFYDKPILKLIVPVLSIGILVSPVNLVHKAQLTKQMKFKKLALIDNISNIVVGVIALIMALRGAGVWALVFNSVGNVFFAMPLFFKATGWKPAFIMDKQAFKEVFGFGVYTTGSNILNYLYNNIDYLLIGKLLGASALGVYTLAFVLTDTFRGRLMAVINNVMYPIYGKNQSDMVSLKKYYLKVVLFNCIFVFPVMIFFVVEGSQFINHVFGAKWQQTVGPLQILSVSVMCHILVSGNTSLLRGLGRPGLEMKQQIFKALIFLPTLALGIYYYGIIGASWAVLLNKIVVVLVAQYSFNYLIPIKISVIEFLIALKAPIVASVCSFAVAYLLNVAGVNYIIGGLILCAAYSGVIYLMMGSELKATLAGLRKKSVSPIDKAN
- a CDS encoding glycosyltransferase family 4 protein, with protein sequence MRILLINSFYYPSFVGGAEISVQLLAEGLTKAGNQVYVLTTGPANKVYRVNRVTVISLKQRNIYSTYGGAGNANGALKSLWHFIDSCNIFYHFSISAILKKIHPDLVHTNTIQGFSPFIWKTIKDNKIPLVHTTRDYYLLCHKCSLFNNDKNCDTLCLPCKVTNSVKRNFISYPDYFIGISQYILNKHKAFLQIPDQLSNVVYNAAKSSADAEGRPVTEKIHFGYIGRIAEDKGVLYLANELAKLSDTQKLSLKIIFAGKGDPQFITQLQGKLKGIEYEFMGVSKPDDFYQQIDVLIVPALWNEPFGRTVIESLSYSVPVCQSDRGGLKEIYDPNSSWIYSPDEDNLTTVIGHILDNKNEIADKKKNCVKYADDFSVDNYIKNHLRLYHQIANPQPELSKTKSYPVLHNQ
- a CDS encoding undecaprenyl-phosphate glucose phosphotransferase; protein product: MKTRYLYLIYLLMSVIDIVVVNLSFLMVDGFFNPKTGIDMSVLIVTNYLWILAAITFGLYTGKVKHKLEDIYRLTIKSFLLYTILFFSYVMLSSHHISFSELVIFYGVTLFGMLSTRFVGSTFESNLKKHFKITRPVAVIGLNSMGLRLAGFFQDRDNHFAFEGFLNQENNSYLDNSGKILPAIMEQIDYAAKSGIKDIYVSLTPERIGEYAFLQREAEKHCLRLKLVPDISGSMADSLKLSYMGEFAVLSNRNEPLEEVENRFKKRLFDIVFSSLVIIFLLSWLYPIIGLIIKLQSPGPVMFKQLRSGKDNESFLCYKFRSMKMNNETDKQATKDDDRITKIGRFLRKTSLDELPQFFNVLLGDMSVIGPRPHPLNMTKEYSEIINQYMVRHFLKSGITGWAQVNGYRGETKDPILMQKRVEFDIWYLENWSMWMDLKIIYMTVANIIKGEENAY
- the rfaE2 gene encoding D-glycero-beta-D-manno-heptose 1-phosphate adenylyltransferase, yielding MEIGLEQLLLNKISDAGTLKLRLQDWQCEGKKVVFTNGVFDLLHIGHLTYLSKAATLGDKLIVGLNADSSVKRIKGEDRPVNDQNSRAALLASLFFVDAVVVFTEDDPLNLINKLMPDILVKGADYSVESIIGAREVIANGGEVKTIDFVSGYSSTSIIEKIRNQIPDQLIK
- a CDS encoding glycosyltransferase family 2 protein — translated: MISVVIPCYNCEGFINRSVDSVLNQTYQDIEIILVNNNSSDGTLALLNKYQSEFPDKIFVYDEPKKGAPAARNYGLYKAKGDWIQFLDADDELLPDKLEQQFNIALTTGADIIAGACLLIYKIKNRTVEIIRHADKNVWRGLITSNLGITSSNLWYKPAFFDVNGWDETLSSSQEYDLLFRLLKNNAKVAVDDSVKTIVYFSDNSVSKSRNKAKLKQIMDNRISLRLKIKDELRASNKLTPQLARAIDTYIYTELMNNYLSIPEYVNQLMGKYHLDVKYSKVVSLNAKVFLKRLKALIVPA
- a CDS encoding glycosyltransferase; amino-acid sequence: MNKEMVSIIIPTYKDWERLSLCLNSLNEQSYDRNFFEIIVVNNYTEDKIPAGFFIPENCKVITEKIPGSYAARNTGIALSKGTIIGFTDSDCIADKDWITNAVKFLEGNSDCDRIAGRINLYYHSKKLTEAELYEKIYAFNQDLYVNQDGTGVTGNMFSYRHVFDKIGLFKENLLSGGDYEWSIRARNAGFNIKYADDAIINHPARHSITELISKAKRVGGGQAGFDKPGNKSKFQSIMSFIYDLRPPVRSIKLIQKKGRDLRLAEKIVVFYIRYYLSVITAREKFMVNLGKAAQRR
- a CDS encoding glycosyltransferase family 9 protein; translated protein: MKEIKYRFSPNMPGKTIKRIKLIDRLLYTTVPKASNKKLSTQNFSKITIVQLAHIGDMILMLPAIKVLKSITGYHINLLVSSQNFTIASRLKYVDSVTIADAPYFARNNKTSYLSYINQLSKITTDLIYDVRGDLRNNFFIKFFVRKKLFVGYDVGGGGALLDVVLPFQHEGHVSGLFNPLFNYLKLPPNHLSDYWNEEDMPYEEIPDLNFPSQFLVVHIGTGAQARKWPVEFFIETIEALSKEIPVYVVGINQDLSVEQHNIISAMPNVVPCIGKYSILQSVYILKKCSLFLGLDSGFSHIAALLKKKVIVLFSGTVNKNVWKPFSFFEDQVLLLNKSVPCDHGTGCGKLSCEDNICMKFITPREVINQLKIALNELKLISDENYVE
- the gmhA gene encoding D-sedoheptulose 7-phosphate isomerase — protein: MVLEELNEHYHTIKKIIEVLVADIEAGSKLISTTIKNGNKVLIAGNGGSAADAQHIAAELTGRFVKERKPLPGIALTTDTSAITAIANDYGYDFVFSRQLEALAQPGDLFIGISTSGNSEGILKAFQSAQKLNCRTIGLTGKDGGKMKGMCDVNIIVPSNTTARIQEMHILIGHIFCKAVDNLF
- the rfaE1 gene encoding D-glycero-beta-D-manno-heptose-7-phosphate kinase; amino-acid sequence: MNAATLNYIQQPTKKPTILVIGDLMIDHYIWGNATRLSPEAPVPVVNVNSESTTLGGAGNVVQNLVSLGAQVTVAGVIGNDGMGHQLIRLLTDEGTEIDTIIKEDNRTTTVKTRVLVGSHQLVRLDKEVTDVLPLDIEDALMDKIMACINEVDLVVLSDYNKGLFSPVLTQRIIEAAKDCGKRVIIDPKGTDFTKYRGAYIIKPNRKELAEAAKIDRINTMEGLKHAANVVFEQTAADYLVVTLSEQGMVILSEDDQIALPVKATEVFDVTGAGDTVLATIAYFLGIGLNLEESCELANHAAAIVIRHMGSATTTVAEIIKDIAESKKQQVKPLL